In Bacteroidales bacterium, one DNA window encodes the following:
- a CDS encoding peptidylprolyl isomerase produces MKRFLFAITLLVTFNSLIMSQTQTKTEKEYVVVIHTDMGDITVKLYNETPLHRDNFIKLVNEGYYNGSIFHRVIRDFMIQGGGGTTGMEDPGYTVPAEIVSPFYHKKGALSAARKPDQVNPKKESSGSQFYIVQGRQFSKQELDVMTQRVGKNFTPEQIETYATLGGTPHLDGDYTVFGEVISGLEVVDKIAAVQTAQGDRPVKEIKMRMNLLK; encoded by the coding sequence ATGAAACGTTTTTTATTTGCAATTACTCTATTAGTCACGTTTAATTCATTAATCATGTCGCAGACTCAAACAAAAACCGAGAAAGAATACGTAGTAGTAATCCATACCGATATGGGTGACATTACTGTGAAACTGTATAACGAAACCCCCTTGCACCGCGATAATTTTATCAAGCTGGTGAACGAAGGTTATTACAATGGTTCAATCTTTCACCGTGTAATCCGTGATTTTATGATTCAGGGTGGTGGTGGAACTACCGGCATGGAAGATCCCGGATATACCGTTCCGGCTGAAATCGTAAGCCCTTTTTATCATAAAAAAGGTGCGCTTTCAGCAGCCCGCAAGCCTGATCAGGTAAATCCCAAAAAAGAATCATCCGGTTCGCAGTTTTACATTGTACAGGGCCGGCAATTTTCAAAACAGGAACTTGATGTTATGACCCAGCGGGTTGGTAAAAATTTCACCCCCGAACAAATTGAAACTTATGCGACCCTTGGCGGAACCCCGCACCTCGATGGTGATTACACTGTTTTTGGCGAAGTGATTTCAGGGCTTGAAGTTGTTGATAAAATTGCAGCTGTACAAACAGCACAGGGCGATCGTCCGGTGAAGGAAATAAAAATGAGAATGAACCTGCTCAAATAA